The nucleotide sequence ATACGAATAGAAAGTCTGACTATGTACAAGAAAAGGTAAAGTTTTCAATTCTCATATTATCAGAAACATCATAAAGAAAGCTAGATTTATAACACACTTCTATTCCTATGTGTATCTGAAGTATGTACAGTAGAACACCACACAGCTTTCATGTGTCAATAGGGGCAAATGCAATCAAGAGTGACTTTTAAAGTACCTGATAAAGTAATCTCTGTAAAGTCAAAATTAGGCTAAAAAACTGCCAATAGTTGATTGCATCATTTCAAGTTCTCAAAGAAAATTTCatcagtttaaaaatagaaagatgtcAAATTCACTGAAAAACTAAGTTAGGTTCTTTCATTAAATCTTGGGAATATTGCAACAAGTATTTACTATTTTTGCAAGAGGAACAAAATTGGCAGCTCCATTTTTACATTATTACTCACATTGGAAAGTTTTAAGAGTGAAGAGCTATAACAAAACATTCCAAATGGATGACCTAAAAATGGAGCAAGGGATACTGTCCCTCGGCATATTTCCCCACCAAATATAGAGAAATTTACTATTAGAATATTAGCTGTGTGTGGTAAGAAGGGGAAAAATAGATATGGTGTCCTAGTCTGTTGACAAGGACAAAAAGGCTCTGAATAGGTCACCATCTTCAATTCTGGATAAATCTCATATTTAAGAATTCTCAAATGCTTAAAATGGTGGTCTTTTCAGCTACCCATCCTAAGAAGTCAAGTACAAGCATGCAAGTAAATTCACAGGCACAGAGGATCCATGTTAAAAACAGTTAAGGTAGCTGTGATGCAACACCAACAATTTGAATGGCCCTGACACACTCAAAATATTATCTTAATTATTCAACGAAATCCTGAAGCAAACTCTTGCTAGTCTTGGTACACTGCTAAACACTAAAGTAGCATGTTTTTTCCATGGTTTTAGCTTAGCTCAAAGAATTTTTacactattaagaaaaaaaaaattaaagtatttcccctttttaaatttaCACAGACGTTTAATTAGCTTTATTTAcagagcagggattttttttttttcagtctccaATGGTGCCTAGATAACATCATTAGGCAAGAATGCCAGTTTAAAAGAAATCTATGCAGAATCCTAAAAATAACAGATGTTGATGCTCCTCAAGAAGGGGCAAGCTTGACTATATCAGCAGCTctttctctatgcctcagttaCTCAGAAGCAATTCTGTTGCAGTCTCTACATCCCATGATTTTGAAGACAAGGCCACTATTACCGCATTCTGTAGGGAAGAAAGgggacaaaaaaaatcaaatctcaaaacatatttttaaaatactgaatcaTGCACTGTCTTCATATTGAAAAATCACACCTTGTATCTGTAGTGCGTAACAAGCTTCTAAACCAATGACTGGAATtagccaaaggggaaaaaaatcactgattatAATAACAGAAGTTTATAAAACCTGATTTATAGCATCTCTGAACGACTTTTGTCAGCCAAGGATTTGCAGCaataattttaaatcaataaCTACATCAGAAAAGCAAGCTTTTTGGTACTTACCCTATCAAAGCCCATAGCAcataggttttctatttttttggtgtATTCTGGACTAGAAACTGGTGCACCAGCATACACATGTGCCCAAAGTCGAGCTGTCTGTTTGAACATTTCGGGATTTTGTTTGtactataatgaagaaaaaaattgaacaatatGACAATGCAGTCACAATATTCAATACTTAATAACCTAAGAACTGgctttttctaagtaaaaataatttacatttaaaatgtgattgattctaggtagccctggtggctcaggggtttagcatcgccttcagcccagggcgtgatctgggatagagtcccacattgggcttcctgcatggagcctgcttctcctctgcctgcgtctctgcctctctttctctctctctctttctgtctctcatgaataaataaataaaataataaaataataaacaaataaataaataaaatgtgattgaTTCAACTTTCTGTTGCAAACAAGGTCACTCAAGAAAAAAAGTCTGACCTGAAGCTCTGATTCACAAATgttgaccaaaaaagaaaagaaaaagagcaattaTACTTACCAGTTTTAATCTCCAATTTCAATAGATGTAAGTAACAGA is from Canis lupus familiaris isolate Mischka breed German Shepherd chromosome 3, alternate assembly UU_Cfam_GSD_1.0, whole genome shotgun sequence and encodes:
- the UBE2K gene encoding ubiquitin-conjugating enzyme E2 K isoform X3; this translates as MTLRTVLLSLQALLAAAEPDDPQDAVVANQYKQNPEMFKQTARLWAHVYAGAPVSSPEYTKKIENLCAMGFDRNAVIVALSSKSWDVETATELLLSN